A single region of the Epinephelus moara isolate mb chromosome 16, YSFRI_EMoa_1.0, whole genome shotgun sequence genome encodes:
- the camk1gb gene encoding calcium/calmodulin-dependent protein kinase IGb isoform X1, translated as MDVISDLTTGICNVPDKVSCPVLGEHLAGESEQSTDSAESLEIPVEASADMGRQEPDHAWKKDTENIQEIFDFIEELGSGAFSEVYMVKEKKTGKMFAMKCVKKKQKRDLNLENEIAVLRRIQHDNVVGMEDFYESQTHYYLVMQLVSGGELFDRILDRGVYSEKDASNVIQQVLQAVSYLHDNGIVHRDLKPENILYYSQDEDSKIMISDFGLSKMIENDIMSTACGTPGYVAPEVLAQKPYSKAVDCWSIGVITYILLCGYPPFYEESESRLFSKIMKAQYEFDSPFWDDISESAKDFIRNMMQKNPSMRYSTDLALRHPWIIGKTARSQDIYYSVSVQIQKNFAKSKWKQAYNAAVAINHMKKLQLAHSEQVLRQASIPDIKVIDVSSPKRNHKRLDPDRIDPKVVEVNGKVNGTIHMSLPTSPVETKSHCHTLKAAHSQAGPHHAPYMAEQGKNVYHSEPANLNGYGKNHNVKSVQTGVCSVM; from the exons ATGGATGTAATCTCTGACTTGACAACAGGTATTTGTAATGTCCCAGACAAAGTAAGCTGTCCAGTCCTCGGCGAGCATTTGGCAGGAGAGTCAGAGCAGAGCACCGACAGCGCAGAGTCTCTAG AAATCCCTGTTGAAGCATCTGCAGACATGGGTCGTCAAGAGCCCGACCACGCGTGGAAGAAGGACACTGAGAACATCCAGGAGATATTTGACTTCATAGAGGAGCTTGGATC GGGGGCGTTCTCAGAGGTGTACATggtgaaggagaagaagacGGGCAAAATGTTTGCCATGAAGTGTGTGAAGAAGAAACAGAAGAGAGACCTCAATCTGGAGAACGAGATCGCTGTGCTGAGAAG AATCCAGCATGACAATGTGGTGGGGATGGAGGACTTCTATGAAAGCCAGACGCATTACTATCTCGTCATGCAGCT TGTTTCAGGCGGTGAGCTCTTTGACCGTATACTGGACCGGGGGGTGTACTCAGAGAAGGATGCCAGCAACGTGATCCAGCAGGTGCTGCAGGCCGTTAGCTATCTGCACGATAACGGCATAGTGCATCGTGACCTCAAG CCAGAGAACATCCTGTACTACAGCCAGGACGAGGACTCCAAGATCATGATCAGTGATTTCGGGCTCTCCAAGATGATAGAGAACGACATCATGTCGACAGCCTGTGGCACCCCCGGATACGTAG CTCCTGAAGTTTTGGCACAGAAGCCCTACAGCAAGGCAGTGGACTGCTGGTCTATCGGAGTTATCACCTACATCTT ACTGTGTGGATATCCTCCTTTTTATGAAGAAAGCGAGTCCAGGCTGTTCTCTAAGATCATGAAGGCGCAGTATGAGTTTGACTCGCCCTTCTGGGATGACATTTCTGAATCTG CTAAAGATTTCATCCGTAATATGATGCAGAAGAATCCCAGTATGCGCTACTCCACTGACCTCGCACTCAGACATCCCTG gaTTATCGGGAAGACGGCCAGGAGCCAGGACATCTACTATTCCGTCAGCGTTCAGATCCAGAAGAACTTTGCCAAGTCCAAGTGGAAG CAAGCCTATAACGCTGCAGTAGCCATCAACCACATGAAGAAGCTGCAGCTGGCCCACTCAGAGCAGGTCCTGAGGCAGGCCAGCATCCCAGACATCAAGGTGATCGACGTGTCCTCCCCAAAGAGAAATCACAAACGACTTGATCCAGACAGAATCGACCCCAAGGTGGTGGAGGTCAACGGGAAAGTAAACGGGACAATACACATGTCCCTGCCCACGAGCCCCGTCGAAACCAAGAGCcactgtcacacactgaaaGCCGCTCACAGTCAGGCCGGACCACATCACGCGCCCTATATGGCCGAGCAGGGCAAGAACGTCTACCACTCAGAGCCTGCCAACCTCAATGG GTACGGTAAAAACCATAACGTCAAGAGTGTACAGACGGGGGTTTGCTCAGTCATGTGA
- the g0s2 gene encoding G0/G1 switch protein 2 has translation MNMHSVTTVGVDLTPLEFKLQDLPRLCLRMPDSSLGCATKLIKQHTMETIGEIIPFAKEMLHQRPSRGMLKMYMLGSTLAMLGVVGAMVETVLMPFVEQESVEDAPAELIMEKKKKEEKQELKSHTTVICPDVVNVLEMVAIEAKAKHLVTAVQRSSTRLHAS, from the exons ATGAATATGCATTCTGTCACCACTGTGGGAGTTGACCTGACTCCACTTGAGTTTAAATTGCAGGATCTCCCTCGTCTCTGCCTGCGAATGCCTGACTCGAGTTTGGGGTGTGCAACAAA ACTAATCAAGCAACACACCATGGAAACCATTGGCGAGATCATCCCATTCGCTAAGGAGATGCTGCACCAGAGGCCCAGCCGGGGCATGCTGAAGATGTACATGCTCGGCTCCACTCTGGCGATGCTCGGAGTCGTTGGTGCAATGGTGGAAACTGTTCTCATGCCATTTGTGGAGCAGGAGTCTGTGGAGGATGCACCAGCAGAGCTGATtatggagaagaagaagaaggaggagaagcaggAGTTAAAGTCACACACCACTGTTATTTGCCCTGATGTTGTGAACGTGCTGGAGATGGTAGCGATCGAGGCCAAGGCCAAACATCTGGTGACTGCTGTGCAGAGAAGCTCAACCCGTTTACACGCTTCTTAA
- the camk1gb gene encoding calcium/calmodulin-dependent protein kinase IGb isoform X3: protein MDDKVSCPVLGEHLAGESEQSTDSAESLEIPVEASADMGRQEPDHAWKKDTENIQEIFDFIEELGSGAFSEVYMVKEKKTGKMFAMKCVKKKQKRDLNLENEIAVLRRIQHDNVVGMEDFYESQTHYYLVMQLVSGGELFDRILDRGVYSEKDASNVIQQVLQAVSYLHDNGIVHRDLKPENILYYSQDEDSKIMISDFGLSKMIENDIMSTACGTPGYVAPEVLAQKPYSKAVDCWSIGVITYILLCGYPPFYEESESRLFSKIMKAQYEFDSPFWDDISESAKDFIRNMMQKNPSMRYSTDLALRHPWIIGKTARSQDIYYSVSVQIQKNFAKSKWKQAYNAAVAINHMKKLQLAHSEQVLRQASIPDIKVIDVSSPKRNHKRLDPDRIDPKVVEVNGKVNGTIHMSLPTSPVETKSHCHTLKAAHSQAGPHHAPYMAEQGKNVYHSEPANLNGYGKNHNVKSVQTGVCSVM, encoded by the exons ATGGACG ACAAAGTAAGCTGTCCAGTCCTCGGCGAGCATTTGGCAGGAGAGTCAGAGCAGAGCACCGACAGCGCAGAGTCTCTAG AAATCCCTGTTGAAGCATCTGCAGACATGGGTCGTCAAGAGCCCGACCACGCGTGGAAGAAGGACACTGAGAACATCCAGGAGATATTTGACTTCATAGAGGAGCTTGGATC GGGGGCGTTCTCAGAGGTGTACATggtgaaggagaagaagacGGGCAAAATGTTTGCCATGAAGTGTGTGAAGAAGAAACAGAAGAGAGACCTCAATCTGGAGAACGAGATCGCTGTGCTGAGAAG AATCCAGCATGACAATGTGGTGGGGATGGAGGACTTCTATGAAAGCCAGACGCATTACTATCTCGTCATGCAGCT TGTTTCAGGCGGTGAGCTCTTTGACCGTATACTGGACCGGGGGGTGTACTCAGAGAAGGATGCCAGCAACGTGATCCAGCAGGTGCTGCAGGCCGTTAGCTATCTGCACGATAACGGCATAGTGCATCGTGACCTCAAG CCAGAGAACATCCTGTACTACAGCCAGGACGAGGACTCCAAGATCATGATCAGTGATTTCGGGCTCTCCAAGATGATAGAGAACGACATCATGTCGACAGCCTGTGGCACCCCCGGATACGTAG CTCCTGAAGTTTTGGCACAGAAGCCCTACAGCAAGGCAGTGGACTGCTGGTCTATCGGAGTTATCACCTACATCTT ACTGTGTGGATATCCTCCTTTTTATGAAGAAAGCGAGTCCAGGCTGTTCTCTAAGATCATGAAGGCGCAGTATGAGTTTGACTCGCCCTTCTGGGATGACATTTCTGAATCTG CTAAAGATTTCATCCGTAATATGATGCAGAAGAATCCCAGTATGCGCTACTCCACTGACCTCGCACTCAGACATCCCTG gaTTATCGGGAAGACGGCCAGGAGCCAGGACATCTACTATTCCGTCAGCGTTCAGATCCAGAAGAACTTTGCCAAGTCCAAGTGGAAG CAAGCCTATAACGCTGCAGTAGCCATCAACCACATGAAGAAGCTGCAGCTGGCCCACTCAGAGCAGGTCCTGAGGCAGGCCAGCATCCCAGACATCAAGGTGATCGACGTGTCCTCCCCAAAGAGAAATCACAAACGACTTGATCCAGACAGAATCGACCCCAAGGTGGTGGAGGTCAACGGGAAAGTAAACGGGACAATACACATGTCCCTGCCCACGAGCCCCGTCGAAACCAAGAGCcactgtcacacactgaaaGCCGCTCACAGTCAGGCCGGACCACATCACGCGCCCTATATGGCCGAGCAGGGCAAGAACGTCTACCACTCAGAGCCTGCCAACCTCAATGG GTACGGTAAAAACCATAACGTCAAGAGTGTACAGACGGGGGTTTGCTCAGTCATGTGA
- the camk1gb gene encoding calcium/calmodulin-dependent protein kinase IGb isoform X2, with amino-acid sequence MDGICNVPDKVSCPVLGEHLAGESEQSTDSAESLEIPVEASADMGRQEPDHAWKKDTENIQEIFDFIEELGSGAFSEVYMVKEKKTGKMFAMKCVKKKQKRDLNLENEIAVLRRIQHDNVVGMEDFYESQTHYYLVMQLVSGGELFDRILDRGVYSEKDASNVIQQVLQAVSYLHDNGIVHRDLKPENILYYSQDEDSKIMISDFGLSKMIENDIMSTACGTPGYVAPEVLAQKPYSKAVDCWSIGVITYILLCGYPPFYEESESRLFSKIMKAQYEFDSPFWDDISESAKDFIRNMMQKNPSMRYSTDLALRHPWIIGKTARSQDIYYSVSVQIQKNFAKSKWKQAYNAAVAINHMKKLQLAHSEQVLRQASIPDIKVIDVSSPKRNHKRLDPDRIDPKVVEVNGKVNGTIHMSLPTSPVETKSHCHTLKAAHSQAGPHHAPYMAEQGKNVYHSEPANLNGYGKNHNVKSVQTGVCSVM; translated from the exons ATGGACG GTATTTGTAATGTCCCAGACAAAGTAAGCTGTCCAGTCCTCGGCGAGCATTTGGCAGGAGAGTCAGAGCAGAGCACCGACAGCGCAGAGTCTCTAG AAATCCCTGTTGAAGCATCTGCAGACATGGGTCGTCAAGAGCCCGACCACGCGTGGAAGAAGGACACTGAGAACATCCAGGAGATATTTGACTTCATAGAGGAGCTTGGATC GGGGGCGTTCTCAGAGGTGTACATggtgaaggagaagaagacGGGCAAAATGTTTGCCATGAAGTGTGTGAAGAAGAAACAGAAGAGAGACCTCAATCTGGAGAACGAGATCGCTGTGCTGAGAAG AATCCAGCATGACAATGTGGTGGGGATGGAGGACTTCTATGAAAGCCAGACGCATTACTATCTCGTCATGCAGCT TGTTTCAGGCGGTGAGCTCTTTGACCGTATACTGGACCGGGGGGTGTACTCAGAGAAGGATGCCAGCAACGTGATCCAGCAGGTGCTGCAGGCCGTTAGCTATCTGCACGATAACGGCATAGTGCATCGTGACCTCAAG CCAGAGAACATCCTGTACTACAGCCAGGACGAGGACTCCAAGATCATGATCAGTGATTTCGGGCTCTCCAAGATGATAGAGAACGACATCATGTCGACAGCCTGTGGCACCCCCGGATACGTAG CTCCTGAAGTTTTGGCACAGAAGCCCTACAGCAAGGCAGTGGACTGCTGGTCTATCGGAGTTATCACCTACATCTT ACTGTGTGGATATCCTCCTTTTTATGAAGAAAGCGAGTCCAGGCTGTTCTCTAAGATCATGAAGGCGCAGTATGAGTTTGACTCGCCCTTCTGGGATGACATTTCTGAATCTG CTAAAGATTTCATCCGTAATATGATGCAGAAGAATCCCAGTATGCGCTACTCCACTGACCTCGCACTCAGACATCCCTG gaTTATCGGGAAGACGGCCAGGAGCCAGGACATCTACTATTCCGTCAGCGTTCAGATCCAGAAGAACTTTGCCAAGTCCAAGTGGAAG CAAGCCTATAACGCTGCAGTAGCCATCAACCACATGAAGAAGCTGCAGCTGGCCCACTCAGAGCAGGTCCTGAGGCAGGCCAGCATCCCAGACATCAAGGTGATCGACGTGTCCTCCCCAAAGAGAAATCACAAACGACTTGATCCAGACAGAATCGACCCCAAGGTGGTGGAGGTCAACGGGAAAGTAAACGGGACAATACACATGTCCCTGCCCACGAGCCCCGTCGAAACCAAGAGCcactgtcacacactgaaaGCCGCTCACAGTCAGGCCGGACCACATCACGCGCCCTATATGGCCGAGCAGGGCAAGAACGTCTACCACTCAGAGCCTGCCAACCTCAATGG GTACGGTAAAAACCATAACGTCAAGAGTGTACAGACGGGGGTTTGCTCAGTCATGTGA